A genomic stretch from Oncorhynchus masou masou isolate Uvic2021 unplaced genomic scaffold, UVic_Omas_1.1 unplaced_scaffold_1438, whole genome shotgun sequence includes:
- the LOC135530844 gene encoding inner ear-specific collagen-like, with product MTNKEQQLLTVSCLPLQGETRKDGFPGNSSQKGDQGVSGSPGLDGIPGQKGEAGSNGSKGIDGAMGEKGPAGEPGAEGKPGINGLKGDSGPIGPKGDQVEKEGLKGDQ from the exons ATGACCAATAAGGAGCAGCAGCTACTGACTGTATCATGTCTTCCTTTACAGGGAGAGACCAGGAAAGACGGGTTCCCTGGAAACTCAAGCCAGAAG GGTGACCAGGGTGTTTCTGGTTCACCAGGTCTGGATGGTATTCCTGGACAGAAG GGGGAGGCAGGATCAAACGGGTCTAAGGGGATCGATGGAGCAAtg GGTGAGAAGGGACCAGCTGGGGAGCCTGGTGCAGAGGGGAAACCTGGGATAAAT GGTTTGAAAGGAGACTCAGGTCCTATTGGCCCCAAAGGTGATCAA